One Dreissena polymorpha isolate Duluth1 chromosome 9, UMN_Dpol_1.0, whole genome shotgun sequence genomic window carries:
- the LOC127843798 gene encoding uncharacterized protein LOC127843798 isoform X4, protein MAEGDIRRIEPGSENVPIYSSLYSRHSRNYVESVSVETCTIMNRLGYGDEIRRWRVEKFRQIDRLYNAELSYVTGITAGSKAEGLTGYLESDWDILFVVDDILCVEAGINIHTITGDMDVFRMDTRVYSGHCRLLQEREASTGNKLIHDALCDDGYGGALLSSSILLDEVGNIAGDGMQQHERAGPSIPGVIEGVLNMDTVYSLRCHCPSILQKWAVRPRHWPSTVIVQKVVSLGAYVTPVGHKGSENKHMEWRICFNTGETELVNNLNGTQVKVYVMLKMILKDILQPQKKEITSYVLKNIILWQAERNPQSQFNAHDFFYWLHDALRELRTAIAQKHVAYYMIPDRNLMAACGLEEALQHKWIADITDMMAEGPRVILRLPKIRQTIVASQEPMLWFSQKKMELEMLFLEGMTTGMESDQNYAISREVQRVSRQVQQRMLLEGSVVNNLDDITMNILMSY, encoded by the coding sequence AATTATGTGGAAAGTGTGTCCGTGGAGACCTGCACAATAATGAACCGCTTGGGCTATGGTGATGAGATCAGACGGTGGCGAGTTGAGAAGTTCAGGCAGATTGATAGGCTATATAATGCAGAATTAAGTTATGTTACTGGAATCACAGCTGGCAGCAAGGCAGAAGGGCTGACGGGATATTTAGAGAGCGACTGGGACATACTATTCGTGGTTGACGATATCCTCTGTGTGGAGGCTGGTATCAATATTCACACCATAACAGGCGACATGGACGTGTTTAGGATGGATACACGTGTATATTCAGGACACTGCAGACTGTTACAGGAGAGAGAAGCGTCTACAGGTAACAAATTAATACACGATGCTCTGTGTGATGATGGATATGGAGGCGCTCTATTAAGTAGTAGTATATTACTAGATGAAGTAGGGAATATAGCCGGTGACGGCATGCAACAACATGAACGCGCGGGGCCTTCTATACCTGGTGTAATAGAAGGGGTATTGAATATGGACACTGTATATTCACTACGTTGTCACTGCCCCAGCATCCTTCAAAAATGGGCGGTAAGACCCCGTCACTGGCCATCAACGGTCATAGTTCAGAAGGTCGTATCATTAGGAGCCTATGTAACCCCTGTAGGACATAAGGGAAGTGAAAACAAGCACATGGAATGGCGGATTTGTTTTAATACCGGTGAAACAGAACTTGTGAACAATCTTAATGGCACACAAGTGAAAGTATATGTTATGCTTAAAATGATTCTTAAAGACATACTTCAAccacaaaaaaaagaaattacatcgtatgtgttgaaaaacataatattatggCAAGCTGAAAGAAACCCACAATCACAGTTTAATGCACATGATTTCTTTTACTGGCTGCATGACGCACTGAGAGAACTAAGGACTGCTATTGCTCAAAAGCATGTAGCATATTACATGATTCCAGATAGAAATTTAATGGCAGCGTGTGGTTTGGAGGAGGCGCTGCAGCATAAATGGATTGCAGATATCACGGACATGATGGCAGAAGGGCCAAGAGTAATACTGAGATTGCCGAAGATACGTCAGACGATTGTCGCGTCCCAAGAGCCGATGTTGTGGTTCAGCCAGAAAAAGATGGAGTTAGAGATGCTGTTTCTGGAAGGTATGACAACAGGTATGGAGAGCGATCAAAATTATGCCATCTCTCGGGAGGTACAGAGAGTCTCGAGGCAGGTGCAACAACGGATGCTCCTGGAAGGCAGTGTTGTTAATAATTTGGATGATATAACCATGAACATACTAATGTCATATTAA
- the LOC127843798 gene encoding uncharacterized protein LOC127843798 isoform X1 codes for MIVISLDECTRVKRFQQMAEGDIRRIEPGSENVPIYSSLYSRHSRNYVESVSVETCTIMNRLGYGDEIRRWRVEKFRQIDRLYNAELSYVTGITAGSKAEGLTGYLESDWDILFVVDDILCVEAGINIHTITGDMDVFRMDTRVYSGHCRLLQEREASTGNKLIHDALCDDGYGGALLSSSILLDEVGNIAGDGMQQHERAGPSIPGVIEGVLNMDTVYSLRCHCPSILQKWAVRPRHWPSTVIVQKVVSLGAYVTPVGHKGSENKHMEWRICFNTGETELVNNLNGTQVKVYVMLKMILKDILQPQKKEITSYVLKNIILWQAERNPQSQFNAHDFFYWLHDALRELRTAIAQKHVAYYMIPDRNLMAACGLEEALQHKWIADITDMMAEGPRVILRLPKIRQTIVASQEPMLWFSQKKMELEMLFLEGMTTGMESDQNYAISREVQRVSRQVQQRMLLEGSVVNNLDDITMNILMSY; via the coding sequence AATTATGTGGAAAGTGTGTCCGTGGAGACCTGCACAATAATGAACCGCTTGGGCTATGGTGATGAGATCAGACGGTGGCGAGTTGAGAAGTTCAGGCAGATTGATAGGCTATATAATGCAGAATTAAGTTATGTTACTGGAATCACAGCTGGCAGCAAGGCAGAAGGGCTGACGGGATATTTAGAGAGCGACTGGGACATACTATTCGTGGTTGACGATATCCTCTGTGTGGAGGCTGGTATCAATATTCACACCATAACAGGCGACATGGACGTGTTTAGGATGGATACACGTGTATATTCAGGACACTGCAGACTGTTACAGGAGAGAGAAGCGTCTACAGGTAACAAATTAATACACGATGCTCTGTGTGATGATGGATATGGAGGCGCTCTATTAAGTAGTAGTATATTACTAGATGAAGTAGGGAATATAGCCGGTGACGGCATGCAACAACATGAACGCGCGGGGCCTTCTATACCTGGTGTAATAGAAGGGGTATTGAATATGGACACTGTATATTCACTACGTTGTCACTGCCCCAGCATCCTTCAAAAATGGGCGGTAAGACCCCGTCACTGGCCATCAACGGTCATAGTTCAGAAGGTCGTATCATTAGGAGCCTATGTAACCCCTGTAGGACATAAGGGAAGTGAAAACAAGCACATGGAATGGCGGATTTGTTTTAATACCGGTGAAACAGAACTTGTGAACAATCTTAATGGCACACAAGTGAAAGTATATGTTATGCTTAAAATGATTCTTAAAGACATACTTCAAccacaaaaaaaagaaattacatcgtatgtgttgaaaaacataatattatggCAAGCTGAAAGAAACCCACAATCACAGTTTAATGCACATGATTTCTTTTACTGGCTGCATGACGCACTGAGAGAACTAAGGACTGCTATTGCTCAAAAGCATGTAGCATATTACATGATTCCAGATAGAAATTTAATGGCAGCGTGTGGTTTGGAGGAGGCGCTGCAGCATAAATGGATTGCAGATATCACGGACATGATGGCAGAAGGGCCAAGAGTAATACTGAGATTGCCGAAGATACGTCAGACGATTGTCGCGTCCCAAGAGCCGATGTTGTGGTTCAGCCAGAAAAAGATGGAGTTAGAGATGCTGTTTCTGGAAGGTATGACAACAGGTATGGAGAGCGATCAAAATTATGCCATCTCTCGGGAGGTACAGAGAGTCTCGAGGCAGGTGCAACAACGGATGCTCCTGGAAGGCAGTGTTGTTAATAATTTGGATGATATAACCATGAACATACTAATGTCATATTAA
- the LOC127843798 gene encoding uncharacterized protein LOC127843798 isoform X2, whose translation MFMLTWLMFISFQQMAEGDIRRIEPGSENVPIYSSLYSRHSRNYVESVSVETCTIMNRLGYGDEIRRWRVEKFRQIDRLYNAELSYVTGITAGSKAEGLTGYLESDWDILFVVDDILCVEAGINIHTITGDMDVFRMDTRVYSGHCRLLQEREASTGNKLIHDALCDDGYGGALLSSSILLDEVGNIAGDGMQQHERAGPSIPGVIEGVLNMDTVYSLRCHCPSILQKWAVRPRHWPSTVIVQKVVSLGAYVTPVGHKGSENKHMEWRICFNTGETELVNNLNGTQVKVYVMLKMILKDILQPQKKEITSYVLKNIILWQAERNPQSQFNAHDFFYWLHDALRELRTAIAQKHVAYYMIPDRNLMAACGLEEALQHKWIADITDMMAEGPRVILRLPKIRQTIVASQEPMLWFSQKKMELEMLFLEGMTTGMESDQNYAISREVQRVSRQVQQRMLLEGSVVNNLDDITMNILMSY comes from the coding sequence AATTATGTGGAAAGTGTGTCCGTGGAGACCTGCACAATAATGAACCGCTTGGGCTATGGTGATGAGATCAGACGGTGGCGAGTTGAGAAGTTCAGGCAGATTGATAGGCTATATAATGCAGAATTAAGTTATGTTACTGGAATCACAGCTGGCAGCAAGGCAGAAGGGCTGACGGGATATTTAGAGAGCGACTGGGACATACTATTCGTGGTTGACGATATCCTCTGTGTGGAGGCTGGTATCAATATTCACACCATAACAGGCGACATGGACGTGTTTAGGATGGATACACGTGTATATTCAGGACACTGCAGACTGTTACAGGAGAGAGAAGCGTCTACAGGTAACAAATTAATACACGATGCTCTGTGTGATGATGGATATGGAGGCGCTCTATTAAGTAGTAGTATATTACTAGATGAAGTAGGGAATATAGCCGGTGACGGCATGCAACAACATGAACGCGCGGGGCCTTCTATACCTGGTGTAATAGAAGGGGTATTGAATATGGACACTGTATATTCACTACGTTGTCACTGCCCCAGCATCCTTCAAAAATGGGCGGTAAGACCCCGTCACTGGCCATCAACGGTCATAGTTCAGAAGGTCGTATCATTAGGAGCCTATGTAACCCCTGTAGGACATAAGGGAAGTGAAAACAAGCACATGGAATGGCGGATTTGTTTTAATACCGGTGAAACAGAACTTGTGAACAATCTTAATGGCACACAAGTGAAAGTATATGTTATGCTTAAAATGATTCTTAAAGACATACTTCAAccacaaaaaaaagaaattacatcgtatgtgttgaaaaacataatattatggCAAGCTGAAAGAAACCCACAATCACAGTTTAATGCACATGATTTCTTTTACTGGCTGCATGACGCACTGAGAGAACTAAGGACTGCTATTGCTCAAAAGCATGTAGCATATTACATGATTCCAGATAGAAATTTAATGGCAGCGTGTGGTTTGGAGGAGGCGCTGCAGCATAAATGGATTGCAGATATCACGGACATGATGGCAGAAGGGCCAAGAGTAATACTGAGATTGCCGAAGATACGTCAGACGATTGTCGCGTCCCAAGAGCCGATGTTGTGGTTCAGCCAGAAAAAGATGGAGTTAGAGATGCTGTTTCTGGAAGGTATGACAACAGGTATGGAGAGCGATCAAAATTATGCCATCTCTCGGGAGGTACAGAGAGTCTCGAGGCAGGTGCAACAACGGATGCTCCTGGAAGGCAGTGTTGTTAATAATTTGGATGATATAACCATGAACATACTAATGTCATATTAA
- the LOC127843798 gene encoding uncharacterized protein LOC127843798 isoform X3 yields the protein MILNFQQMAEGDIRRIEPGSENVPIYSSLYSRHSRNYVESVSVETCTIMNRLGYGDEIRRWRVEKFRQIDRLYNAELSYVTGITAGSKAEGLTGYLESDWDILFVVDDILCVEAGINIHTITGDMDVFRMDTRVYSGHCRLLQEREASTGNKLIHDALCDDGYGGALLSSSILLDEVGNIAGDGMQQHERAGPSIPGVIEGVLNMDTVYSLRCHCPSILQKWAVRPRHWPSTVIVQKVVSLGAYVTPVGHKGSENKHMEWRICFNTGETELVNNLNGTQVKVYVMLKMILKDILQPQKKEITSYVLKNIILWQAERNPQSQFNAHDFFYWLHDALRELRTAIAQKHVAYYMIPDRNLMAACGLEEALQHKWIADITDMMAEGPRVILRLPKIRQTIVASQEPMLWFSQKKMELEMLFLEGMTTGMESDQNYAISREVQRVSRQVQQRMLLEGSVVNNLDDITMNILMSY from the coding sequence AATTATGTGGAAAGTGTGTCCGTGGAGACCTGCACAATAATGAACCGCTTGGGCTATGGTGATGAGATCAGACGGTGGCGAGTTGAGAAGTTCAGGCAGATTGATAGGCTATATAATGCAGAATTAAGTTATGTTACTGGAATCACAGCTGGCAGCAAGGCAGAAGGGCTGACGGGATATTTAGAGAGCGACTGGGACATACTATTCGTGGTTGACGATATCCTCTGTGTGGAGGCTGGTATCAATATTCACACCATAACAGGCGACATGGACGTGTTTAGGATGGATACACGTGTATATTCAGGACACTGCAGACTGTTACAGGAGAGAGAAGCGTCTACAGGTAACAAATTAATACACGATGCTCTGTGTGATGATGGATATGGAGGCGCTCTATTAAGTAGTAGTATATTACTAGATGAAGTAGGGAATATAGCCGGTGACGGCATGCAACAACATGAACGCGCGGGGCCTTCTATACCTGGTGTAATAGAAGGGGTATTGAATATGGACACTGTATATTCACTACGTTGTCACTGCCCCAGCATCCTTCAAAAATGGGCGGTAAGACCCCGTCACTGGCCATCAACGGTCATAGTTCAGAAGGTCGTATCATTAGGAGCCTATGTAACCCCTGTAGGACATAAGGGAAGTGAAAACAAGCACATGGAATGGCGGATTTGTTTTAATACCGGTGAAACAGAACTTGTGAACAATCTTAATGGCACACAAGTGAAAGTATATGTTATGCTTAAAATGATTCTTAAAGACATACTTCAAccacaaaaaaaagaaattacatcgtatgtgttgaaaaacataatattatggCAAGCTGAAAGAAACCCACAATCACAGTTTAATGCACATGATTTCTTTTACTGGCTGCATGACGCACTGAGAGAACTAAGGACTGCTATTGCTCAAAAGCATGTAGCATATTACATGATTCCAGATAGAAATTTAATGGCAGCGTGTGGTTTGGAGGAGGCGCTGCAGCATAAATGGATTGCAGATATCACGGACATGATGGCAGAAGGGCCAAGAGTAATACTGAGATTGCCGAAGATACGTCAGACGATTGTCGCGTCCCAAGAGCCGATGTTGTGGTTCAGCCAGAAAAAGATGGAGTTAGAGATGCTGTTTCTGGAAGGTATGACAACAGGTATGGAGAGCGATCAAAATTATGCCATCTCTCGGGAGGTACAGAGAGTCTCGAGGCAGGTGCAACAACGGATGCTCCTGGAAGGCAGTGTTGTTAATAATTTGGATGATATAACCATGAACATACTAATGTCATATTAA